The Carassius gibelio isolate Cgi1373 ecotype wild population from Czech Republic chromosome B12, carGib1.2-hapl.c, whole genome shotgun sequence genome has a segment encoding these proteins:
- the tvp23b gene encoding Golgi apparatus membrane protein TVP23 homolog B, producing MKLDSNDDEDVALFDAEEDSAARKNKIKHPVASFFHLFFRVTAILVYLLCGSVGGSFIACMVTIILLLSCDFWTVKNITGRLMVGLRWWNQVDDDGKNHWVFESRKAGGNQSSASRSSNAESRIFWLGLIICPVVWVIFAFFTLVSFKIKWLAVVILGVVLQGANLYGYVRCKVGARTNLKNMATNYFGRQFLKQAFTKQEES from the exons ATGAAGCTG GACTCAAACGACGATGAAGATGTGGCTTTATTTGATGCTGAGGAAGATTCAGCCGCGAGAAAGAACAAGATCAA GCATCCGGTGGCATCATTCTTCCACCTGTTCTTCCGGGTCACTGCTATCCTGGTTTACCTGCTGTGTGGTTCAGTCGGTGGATCCTTCATCGCCTGCATGGTCACCATCATCCTCCTCCTGTCATGTGACTTCTGGACAGTGAAG AATATAACCGGCCGACTGATGGTTGGTTTGCGCTGGTGGAATCAAGTggatgatgatggaaaaaaccaTTGGGTGTTTGAATCCAgaaag GCCGGAGGGAATCAGTCTTCAGCGTCGCGTTCCTCAAACGCAGAGTCTCGTATCTTCTGGCTGGGTCTGATCATCTGTCCCGTCGTCTGGGTCATCTTTGCTTTCTTTACGCTCGTCTCCTTTAAGATCAAATGGCTG GCCGTGGTGATTTTGGGAGTGGTGTTACAGGGTGCCAATCTCTACGGATATGTGCGCTGTAAAGTAGGAGCCAGAACAAACCTGAAGAACATGGCCACAAATTATTTCGGACGGCAGTTTCTCAAACAG GCTTTCACGAAACAAGAGGAGTCTTAG
- the LOC127968810 gene encoding tripartite motif-containing protein 16-like protein, which produces MCDVVLPADLPTNSLSSEKLQKTPEQNNLKSTEEITNGSPETEIQTNGEKDCKTIEESKIQEDLKESEDPEKPQDEEEVLGPNDVTCDSCIDRPCRATKSCLTCLVSYCEAHLRPHLENVKFQSHRLVEPLRDIERRTCETHRCALELFCCADACCVCQECVTEDHRGHSAVPITEARTRIERELQDKQIDMVKTVTAAENAINKLQANTVNIEASVKEVRGVIEEQFNILLAAVEQAEKEVSEILEVEERQALHQAEGIRVHLEQRCTELKKTQSQVEKITKNKNDIDFLQEYSQWKKEAVDVSLPGVYIGLMDRLQSFSRIITQSTKEMCDNLLTSYTNKLKDTCKNDNVGIKTTVYAVMASKKNMSIPNPETRDDFLKYVTPLSFDADTAHQYLRLTEERKKVTNTTPWQQSYPELPERFQHFKQVMTVESFYMGRHYFEVDMRGEGTHIGLTYKSIDRKGSESNSCITGNSFSWCVQWNGRSFSAWHSDVETPLSVPKATRIGVYVDYSAGVLAFYDVENGMVLIHKYQAEFLEPLYPAFWLPKKECVVLLEPGASLTTPSPVTSPK; this is translated from the exons ATGTGCGACGTGGTGCTGCCAGCAGATCTACCCACGAACAGCTTGAGTTCAGAAAAACTCCAGAAGACCCCAGAGCAGAACAATCTGAAGTCCACAGAGGAGATTACCAATGGATCTCCAGAGACAGAAATCCAGACCAATGGAGAGAAAGACTGCAAGACTATTGAAGAAAGCAAGATTCAGGAGGACCTGAAGGAGTCAGAGGACCCTGAGAAGCCTCAGGATGAAGAGGAGGTTCTGGGGCCGAACGATGTCACCTGTGACTCGTGCATCGACCGGCCGTGCCGCGCCACGAAGTCGTGCTTGACCTGCCTGGTGTCGTACTGCGAGGCTCACCTGAGGCCACACCTGGAGAACGTCAAGTTCCAGAGCCACCGGCTGGTGGAGCCGCTGCGGGACATCGAGAGACGCACCTGTGAGACGCACCGCTGCGCGCTGGAGCTGTTCTGCTGCGCCGACGCGTGCTGCGTGTGTCAGGAGTGCGTGACGGAGGACCACCGCGGACACAGCGCCGTGCCCATCACCGAGGCGCGCACGAGGATAGAG AGAGAGCTCCAGGACAAACAGATAGACATGGTGAAGACGGTCACAGCAGCAGAAAACGCCATTAACAAGTTACAGGCCAACACAGTGAATATTGAG GCGTCTGTGAAGGAGGTGCGTGGAGTGATCGAGGAGCAGTTTAACATACTGCTGGCAGCCGTGGAGCAGGCGGAGAAAGAAGTGAGCGAGATCTTAGAGGTGGAGGAGCGCCAGGCGCTGCACCAGGCCGAAGGAATCCGGGTTCATCTGGAGCAACGCTGCACTGAACTCAAGAAAACACAGAGTCAGGTCGAGAAAATCACCAAGAACAAAAATGACATCGACTTCCTGCAG GAGTATTCCCAGTGGAAAAAGGAAGCTGTTGATGTGTCTTTACCTGGTGTTTATATCGGCCTCATGGATCGACTGCAGTCATTCAGTCGCATTATCACACAGTCCACGAAAGAGATGTGCGACAACCTGCTGACCTCATACACCAACAAACTCAAAGACACCTGTAAAAACG ATAATGTAGGCATAAAGACGACGGTTTATGCCGTGATGGCGTCAAAAAAGAACATGTCAATTCCGAACCCAGAGACCAGAGACGACTTTCTTAAAT ATGTCACGCCTCTGAGCTTTGATGCAGATACGGCTCATCAATATCTGCGTCTGACAGAAGAACGGAAGAAGGTAACAAACACCACGCCGTGGCAGCAGAGCTATCCCGAGCTCCCCGAGCGCTTCCAGCACTTCAAGCAGGTGATGACGGTCGAGAGCTTCTACATGGGACGCCACTATTTCGAGGTGGACATGAGAGGAGAAGGCACTCACATCGGCCTGACGTACAAAAGCATCGACCGCAAGGGATCGGAGAGCAACAGCTGCATCACGGGAAACAGCTTCTCCTGGTGTGTGCAGTGGAACGGACGCAGCTTCTCCGCGTGGCACAGCGATGTGGAGACGCCGCTCAGTGTCCCCAAAGCCACGCGGATCGGCGTCTACGTGGATTATTCCGCCGGCGTGCTGGCTTTCTACGACGTGGAGAATGGCATGGTGCTCATCCACAAGTACCAGGCTGAGTTTCTGGAGCCGCTTTACCCAGCCTTCTGGCTTCCCAAGAAGGAGTGCGTCGTGCTTTTGGAGCCAGGAGCTTCCCTGACAACCCCTTCTCCTGTTACCTCTCCTAAATAA